The Cucurbita pepo subsp. pepo cultivar mu-cu-16 chromosome LG05, ASM280686v2, whole genome shotgun sequence nucleotide sequence GGCTAGGCAGTCGTCACATGAGAATAGTCGAGGTAAGCACAAGTTGCATGAACACTCTTTGATACTAAAAATTTGAGACGGGGGGTTTCTCGattctgtttcctttttttgattttggtgaatGTATTGTTTTTCAGAGAAGCTTGTGAGGCAGCCCTTGAACAAAAGTATTTTCTTGACCATTCTGAACTAGAAGGGTTTGTAGATGAAGCTGAAATTGCTCATAGGAAACAATTAAAGTCTCTAAGAAGTGTGTTTGAAAAAGTTGGGGAGGCGGATGCGCCATCTGAGGTAATAAGCATGATGGTTGctatcttcaatttttcattgTGACAAGCTTTTAGGCATAACATTTGCTGTTTAAATCCTGTGGAGGTACTAATTCAATATTCTCAGGTGCCTGATTATCTTTGTTGTAAAATTACACTTGATATTCTTCGTGATCCCGTTATTACTCCGAGTGGGGTTACGTATGAGAGAGCAGTGATACTCGACCATTTTCGAAAGGTGACAACATTACACCTTCCACTGCCATTTTCCCATGTCTTGTAGCTAcaattttaaccattttcttccttatcTAGGTGGGTAACTTCGATCCCTTAACGCGGGAACTGCTCGATGAGTCACAACTTGTACCGAATTTAGCCATAAAGGAAGCAGTAGAAGCCTTTCTAGATAAGCATGGATGGGCTTATAAGACAGATTAAGTTGAATTTGAAACGGAACTCAATCGAGTTGATGGTTAGGCCTGCACGGTCTCGTGTCTTTAATGGCGTGAGTTTGTCCTCGACTCTTCTGTATGCATTGTCAATTACGGTTTGTCATATGATATCATGCTTTCCATGACATTCTGAGGTGGTAGCGTCAATCATGTATATGATGTCCTGTCttgataattttattgtacAGTTATTACTTAAACCTTCATTACGGTTTTAATTGGAAGGCTATGTTCAGCTTCGGTGCGCGTTTGTTCCTTTTTGGCTAAGCCTTGTCGTGTTCAAACCTTTGATCTACTAATCGAGAGTATGTATTAACTAGCTGAGTATTGTTTAAGTTGACATaccttttcatatttaaattgacGTTGTTCTTGATGGAACCTTAACAATAATTTGTTTGCTCTTGTTGATTATGTGGaatgccatttttttttaccatcttGCGTAAGGAAGAAGTAATGCTTGATTACAACTTGTAAAGTGAGGTTAGTATgagtttcaaatttaaatcgAGTCGAAGTATTTTTCAAGTGATTTGGATGATAAGAGTTTTCAATTCATATGGAACAAGTCGAGCATTTCAACGTCTCGACTCCTTTCATGGCCCAAACATTGATTGTTGCTGTCCAAAGTCCCCAAAATTATTGTACTGCACAAACCTCCCACACACCACAtgatattttcctttttttttcttttaagatcacaaaaaaattaattaaattatcatttttctcaatgttGTGGcattattctctctttttcaagAGAAAAGCTCCAAACATAAGCAGTGATATCCTAAAAAATTGATGTAACAGTTCAACTAAACTTGTCCATATGAACATATGAACAGACAgaacatataaaaattgattaaatgaaacattattGTGGACAAGAAAAAGCAAATGGGGACTTGTATCTTCTACCACCAACCACACAATAGCTACACAATCCATTGTATGACAATGATTATATTAAGATGCAAACCCAAATATCATTGTCTTTCCAAATCAATATTAAGGTCATAAACCCATTTAGCAATTTTAAATCGACGTCTTTTCCATCGAGTTCAGTGTACTTTTCGGTGTACTTTCACGGTACTTATAGGGCAATCATTTAACCTTATTATATTTGGTCGTTGGTAACTTGCAGGATATTAAATCATTTAgcaattttaaaaccattttttcTACGTCGTTAAATATTTGCATGACCCTTGTAGTAGAACCGAAcgatatcattttatttatctgATCTTTTCAAGTTGAATGTTTCAATGAAgattctataaataaaatccaaagATACAGCTAGCAGGGACATGAGGATGAGGGGGGGTTTCCCTCCcttgaatacagaaaaaagGGGACTGGAAAGCAACCTGACTTGATTTGGTGTACTATTTATGGTAATATATTATAGAAAACGAAGAGAGAGAACTGAAGACAATAAATCGAAGTAGCCTCCAAGTGAACTAACCTGTAAACAGTCAATAAAAAGAATCATTTGGCCTCAATGGCAGCAaattatgaaacaaaaatcaacaagaaacagaaaaggaaaacaaaatcacagagcttaaaaagaaaccaagaacCCTTTCATATACATACAAATTCCTCGCACAAAATAAGGGGAGAAGATTTGAAACTTACCCACTCATGAGGAGAGATATTAGTAGCTACTTCTTACTTGGTTATACTTGCATCGGCATTATTAGACAAGATTAGAGGAGATTGAGGCTTACCACTCACTCATAAGGATAGATATTAGTACCTCTTGCTACAATTATGTTTGTATCAACGTTTTTGGTCGAGAATTCGTATCGATGGAAATGGTGAGGTGGAGGGCATGAAGTGATAAGGAATTTGTAAAGTAACCCAAGAGATGATGTGGGAAGTCTAAGGTAAAGGAGTGTCATTGTATAATGGATAAAAGGAGACTAAAAGAGTGAATATCTTCACAAAAAGGTAGAAGGCATCCAATATTCCTATTCAGTTCATCTTCAATGGACCACGTTACTACTACATATCACAGAAACCATTCAAAATGATGCACACGACTTTTCCTGTTTGTTGCCCAAGGAAAGATCCAGTTGATACCACTAAGGAACATATGCAGGCAACAATCATatcctttcttccttttattctATCCAATCATATTTGCTCACTTCCTTTTGAACAGCTCTAAACTTATTGGTTCAGTTCAATGAATCagagaaagggaaaaacagGCATTGGTAAAGTGCAGTAATGATGAAATGAACAATGATGAAAGAACAAGTAAAGctaatgaaaaaatgaaagtaaaaacTTAGGAACAGAACTCACTTCACATTTATTCACAGGCACGAACCGATGAAGCTGGCAGTGAAATCAAAATTAGACTCCAcagaaaaaagagaatataCAGACAAGTTGATTGAAGATTACCAAAACAGATGAGATGAACGAGTCTTGGCAAAAGACCAGAGTGCCGGATTTAGAGGCAGAATCTACAAGTTTCGAACGCCAAGAATTTCATTATGTAGTATGGGTCGTATTAACTACCCTGTTCAGTCTCTCGAGTATGCCACTGGCCTTTCTCTTGGCTCTTGAAGTCCCATTCTGAGCAAGTTCAGAAATGGTTCGATAGCATTTCTCCTCCTCCCTCATGTCCTTCCACTGGGTTCGATCGTATAAGCAAATAGCATGGATGATCACAATGCAATTTTCCTTGTTACGTGAACAAGTACTTTCCCTGATAATTCTGAGCAGGGAATGAACAGCTCTAAGTTCTCCCATTTCCTCAATAGCTTTTGGATGGTTCGAAAGCATTGCTAGAATAGCCAACAACTCATCAACGTGCATTCGGTTCATGATCTTTTTCAGAAGCACTCGAACTGCACCATCTTTCACAGCTCTTGCTTTATTTTCATGAATTATACAAAGATTAAATATTGCTGAAGCAGCATCTTTGATAGATAATGGATGCCCCTCATCTAAAAGGTCGATGAGTGGTTTCAAGGCACCAGCTTTCCCGATGAGTACTTTGTTTGAGTCGAGAGCTGACAGAGTGAAAAGGGCGGCAGCTGCATTGCTCCTTGTTTCCATGGTTCCTGATCTCAGTGCTTCCATTAGAAGAGGTACTACCTTGGGAGTTTCAGAAACAAGTTTCTTGTTGTTGTCATGGATTGACAGATTCAAGAGGGTTGTGATCAAATCTTCTTGCAGATCCGCATGAACACTACTTTGGGATTTATCTCCACAAAGTGGACTAAGCAACAAAGAGATGGCATCATGGGACTCACCAAAAAGTGCTCGAAATGAGGGCATCCGCTTTGTCAACATCCGAAGCTCCTTAGCAGCAGCTTTTTGTTCAGGTAATGTTGCAGACATTTTCTCTATTAACGTATGAAAACGGCCCCGATCAGCCTCTGTTATTATATCGTCATCAAGATAATGGACACGATCTTGCAACTCAATTCCCCGACTACTACACCACCGAGATATCATTCCACGAATCAAGTGATTGGGAGTAAGGTTCGTGTGTGAAAGAACTTGCTGAGTTCTTGGGCACGTTCGGTTTCCTGATTTCAACCATTTTTGAATGAAGGGTCTGTCGAATGTCTGCAATAAGatgaaacaaaacaacaactAGAACACTCAGAAACCAAACGACCATAATGAATGTCTtaaggaaacaaagaaaatttacaATGGCATTAGATCTACACCAAAATCATACATCACAAATGATCTATAAGCAATTCTCCTCGTTTCCTCTACAGATTTCCAGGAAAACCATTCATATTGATTCACGGTCAATACTTGTTGCCTTGCCTTAGATTATAATACGAAACATTAATACGATCACTGAAGATATGAAGGATTTAAATCGTCGGCACTTgaaaatcaaaaacaaaaacgatGCAATGTCAGGGACAATACAGTTGTAGAACAGAAGGtaaattgaaatttctgaTTTAAAAAGCAGAGAAACTTGAAAATCCTACACATAGTAAATATCGAATCAGAAACTATTTGAATCTTGAAAGAACATCTCGTCCACAAAACAGAGGACAGGTAATTTGAAGAAGacgaaggagaagaagaggaagacgaaCAAGACATATCCAAACAACATATTCACAGGAAAACATTCAACAAATGCAGAGAGGAAGGAAAggtaagaagaagaacatgCTCATGTCCTCAAATCTTTCGTTTCTCTACGCGAAACAACCAAACCGCAAACACACGAGTGTGTTTGCACAACAAAAgcacaaaacaagaacaaaacaattagAAAACTATAATTTCATTCAACAGAATCAAAATCACCAAGACGTAGaagacaaataaaaaatctcaGTCATGAAACACAAACCTCGCCTGTTGAGACAACAACAGGATCTCTCATGAGCTCTGTAGAAAGCGGACAACGAAATTCATCAGGGCAAATGAGATTCTCGTAGAGATTCGAAGAGCGTGATCTCTTCCTGAGTTTCAACTCCTTGAGCGCACAAAGAATCTCTTTAGCTTGATCAATAGCGTCTATGGAGaaattatcatcatcaatTATAGCAACGATGAGCTTCTGTAACTCCCTCTTCAAATCCGTGGCCTTCCCCACGACTGTAGGATTAGAATCAAACACACCAGTTTTCGCCATCAAGATCGGTAAGCAGATTTCGATCACTTCAACAGTTAGAGAACAGACGAGACGAGACTCCCATTACTCAAATTCgactctcttcctctctctctctcttaatccGCCATTAAAGGGTAGAGAGAGAACCAATTTTCCTGTGCTTCCATTCTCAAGAATTCCACGAACTTAAAAACTGAGGAACTACAGCAACCACAATCcacatttctctctctctctctctctaatttctatttctcactccttattttaatccaattatccttcaaaatttccttctttttttcaaatatcatttttcttttcttttttagggcttaccttttttttctctttattttttctttttttaacctttcacgtttgttatattttattattattattactattattgcaaataatatattatttttaccgttcttgaattaaatataataatcaattttattttatttaatgagaTGTCTCTCTCTAATATTATTTGCaagcagatattatctgcttcaatttattatatatagttgtcattctcataattttaaaacatgtttcgGGACAAGTTTTCGTATCCTTAAAAAATTGCACTGTTGTATTGACATTCATAAacgtttcaaaattattcGTTGGagtagaaatttattaaactgTAAGACAAATTGTCGAGCTGACAATCACTTTACGTCGACTTTTTATTCAACTTCGTGACATATGTACAAATGTCGATTATATCCCTgaatctaaaattatatttttttattttttaaatattattaattaaaaaaacaaaaagggatgaaaatgaagGGTGAGTAAAAAGGAGTGGAAatgatgattttattttataaaaatgagaGAGGAAATGAGGGGAAGTGGGGTCCACGTGGCACCGGATGTAGGCAATCACGGAATCTATACCCATACAGCTGGCATGCCGCGTGGGGATTATTTCCTCTGCTCCTCACTccactatttcttttttttttttcttttttttttttaatttaatttgtctTATTTAACCTCCTAAATTATCCACGTATACAcgcaataataataataaataaataaatggaaaatccatttttcaaatttattattttttaaattcttctaTTCTTCATTTCAAATCACCATAATAAGTTTCTCCATGTGACTGAGTATACGACATTATTTGCACCATGTGATTAATAAtgttctattcttttttattattatttctttctttctttctctctccttttaccaCTTATTAACACGTATCTATATTCTTTTAGGTGGACTTCAGTCTAGGTAAATTGAACGTGTAGTACTTTCCTACACACGATCCATACGTGCAAGTATGGATCCACTAGGTGGGCTCGCACACTTATAAGCCTCTTGGTCAAACTAGTTGACTGTAGTCGGATGTCCAGAGGTACAACGGCCATCACACATCATGTCAAGCATGATGACCATCTTATTATCATAGTGTATACCTCCGTACTCATCctaaaatgttcaaatttttcactttaaataaatacccgtgttacaaattatattaatattcataCCTCgctaatatttattatatcaatGAATTCAATTACgaggttttttttatttttattgaaatataaaaattttaggaaCGTAGATCTAATGATTTATGTGGCATGATGGggaagtaaaatattaatgatcaagatccaaaatcacaaaaataaattcaaaagccaatataatatttattcaagaaaattaaatattttgttggaAAAAAAGACACGTGTCAACTTTTTGAAGGTGGAAATTTTCAACGCATATAAGGTAGTCGTCGTCGTATGCGATACGGTGCCGTTTTGGACCTTTATTTGTAAGTCACTGTCGTTAATGACAATTATTTAGCAcgcgccgccgccgccgcggGGGTGCTTTACCAGCTTTCTagcacatttttatttaatttttttaaattttaattgaggGGGTAAATTGTAAaagtttttagaattttaggGTCGTTTTTGCaattattgataaataaatgaaaaaaatgtaattttaagaGAGCGGGAAAGAATGAGGTGGAGGGATGGTGGGTCCCGCAGTACAAGACAATTTTGCCGCCAAATAAGAGAACTGGGGCCCACATGTACCAACGAGGCTCGTGGCGGGTCCCAGCTTTGCCACGCGTATTGCCAAATAATTCACACTTGACAGCGTGTACGATGCCAGATGTTTCATTCATGCACATGTGGAATTGtactcttcaattttttttatttagaaaaaactatttttaatatttgatataaaaaatataataatatgtttCAAGACAGCAAGAGAAGTTTCCTTTGCCCTTTTTCCcactaaaattcaaaaaaaataaaaataaaaataaaaataaaaaagattaaaaaataaaaataaaaataaaaaagtacaAATTTGGTAGTACGTCAGTCTCATTTGCTTATTTAATTACTGTTGTCCAAAAATGCCCCAGGGGAAAagttatattttccttttaatttttttaattcttatttttattttaatgaaaaataaattaaagatattagTTTGGAACAAAAgagtataaattttaaagatattaataaaataaaataaataaaaggaaaataataaaagatattatccAATGCCATTTTCCCTTATTCTCTCCACTTTTGGcataaaattgaacaaaagTTTGAGTAATTTGGTTGATCATAATCTCTAAAGAGAGACAAAGATTtgtcaaaagtttaaatgatGAGATTAAATCCTTAATAAACGCCTTAATTATGGGAGATTAGAAAATAAAGGCACAAAGGAACAATTTCGATCCTAAGGACGTTAAGTTATTTGTCGGTAAGATTTGTATAGTTTGAAACTCAGAAGTCTACGTGAATTTCGTTACGACTTAAAGTTATTTAATCACGGGTACAAATCATACTTAAACTAATAAGTATTTGAGCTATGTTGTGCACTTCGACTATTTTCACACAGACCGACCGTCTGACTTTACTACATTTGGTCACTAAGGTAACTTGTAAGATATTAAATCTTAGGTAGGTAGCCACCATGACTTATACTCATTCCCGATCAACGCTTTACATGACTATCATTGACTATTAGACTAACTCGACTATGAATATTATTGTAAAAAGTGAAATGAAGATGATAAAGGCATCCACTAGAATTTCTGCACAACCTGCGAGTAATCAATGATAATCTGAAGTCAAAGCAACCTTTGCCATTTCACAAATGTAAGATACAGACAACtttattgaatgaaaatatttgcAAAAACAAGAGGAGTTTCTTATCATTACAAATATTTACAAGTATCCACCCATTGGATGGATGATGGTTCAACTGATAAAGTTTGTTCATTCAAAGTTTCTACTCGAGGATCATTTTGAATCCCATTTCACCAAAACAGGAAGATGTATGTAAACAGAGTATAGAACGAAGTGTTGGTTTCGCTCGTTGTGTTTCGGTTCCCTCGGACCGACGTATGGGATCGCTACCGTTCGAAGTTATGACAGCCGTGTTATATGAAATGAATCCCATGAACTAGAATtcatgaaagtcccacgtgaTTATTTGGTTGTACTTCTTTTGTGAAGGGTCCTTGAGGTTTGATGAAGCATTGATTTTCCCCAACTGATCAAACCGCTTTCACCACCTACATATTCATCATGGTCATGAAAAGGAACCCAAAAAAGAGATTAACAGAAGATCCATAGTTGAAAAGGTGGGTGAAAAAGATAGAACAACAAGAAACTTGGTGATTCGTTTCGCTAATTATTACGGTTGGTTCTACTCAAGTGAATGCAGATACCAATCACTGAATGCAATATCAAGTGGTAACACAAACACAATTTTCTAGCAAATACTTTAAAAGGAAACATACGAAGGGAGATTCTCAATCCAAGCCATTGGCTaagtgtaacagtccaagcccaccgctagcagatattgtccgctttggcccgttacatatcaccgtcagcctcacggttttaaaacgcatctactagggagaagtttccacactcttataagaaatgtttcgttctcctctccaacggacgtgagatctcacactaacTTTAGTAGAAGAAATATGTGAGGCCCGGGAGATAGTTCCATAAATCCGAGTTATTTTTATGCACTGATTTGAGATAAGAGGGACCAAACGAGGAAGAAGAACTCATTCAGCAAAACTTACTCTTCTATAATCATCAAGAGATATCATTAGACAGATTGCAGAGAGAGAGAGNNNNNNNNNNNNNNNNNNNNNNNNNNNNNNNNNNNNNNNNNNNNNNNNNNNNNNNNNNNNNNNNNNNNNNNNNNNNNNNNNNNNNNNNNNNNNNNNNNNNNNNNNNNNNNNNNNNNNNNNNNNNNNNNNNNNNNNNNNNNNNNNNNNNggggggggggggggggggggtgtcTGTTCAGGATGTATTAATTGACGGATGTCCAAGAATGAGTTTTATAAAGCTGCAAACTCTTGTTTCACTCTTTAAAtggtttcatttattactcaTGGAATCAAGAACGTGTTCCTGCACATCAGAGCTTATGGTTTCTGTGAACTGACACTCCATCAATGGTATCCTACTGGCAGATCAGACACTGCATCCTTACATTTTCAGTTCCTCCACCTATTGTCATTGATGCCACGGTGCCcaatttattgtttaattcAAAGTGGGTAtcaaataaaggaaaattatattagaGTATTTAATGGGTGTAGTAAATGGCACTGAATTATGGGCTCAAGTGATCCGATTAGAAGATTATGGAAGGCCAGTAGGAATAATACCATTCCACTAGAGACGTAGTCCCTAATATACTATGTTTTTTCAGTTTAAGTCCAAGTTATATTCTTGAGGAAGATCGTAAACACATTACTTTAATCCTCACAGATTCGGATCCAGATCCATGTCAAAAATCTAGATGTTTCTCTCTTGTCTcatatgattttagttttcttaTATGCACAAATCTTTTCATAACtattcttgaatttgaaggcttgttgttcttgaatgtTTATGGATTTGgacttcaattattttctatcACAAGTAacgaaatggaaaagaaaaagaaagaggggGAAAAATGTCGAAATAAAAGATAACCACACTAATGCAAGTTCAGAGAATAATTCTACAGACAAACTCGGCCACCAACTAGTTACTATCTTTTGATTTCAAGTCATGCTAGCCACCTACCTatgatttaatattctttacGATATCTTGGTAACTATATGTAGTAGGGTTAGGTGATTGTCTCGTGAGACTTCAAGGTGCACAATCTAGCTCGCTAACAAGTATTAGAACAAGATCTTTTGGAAGTGAAAGAAACATGGCCCTCACTACGAGTTAGATGAGAAAAGTAAATGTAGGTGGGGACTTGATTAGTGACAGTTGCCAGTAGTAACTTTTTCTAGAGAGTCTCAGACTCTCAAACATATGAGTAGTTCTGTATCCATTCAagcttattttttcttcaaaattcaaaaaacacATCAAACACGAGAAGCAAATATTTAGATAACCATTTGTTAGGTACCCAAACACAGAAAACACAAGATACTAAAATATTGCAATATCAAAGAGAAACTACCATATAAGAGCCTTTTAAGAGGGTAATCTCCCTCCTAAGTCCCAGAATGATCCCTCTTCTACGGTCCCTAACTCCCTCTATTTACAGCCAAGACAcccctaattaattattgctATGCCCTTGCTACTATTCTACTAACATTCCTAACATAACTCCTATTAGTACTCttacaccattttgttttacGTTACCAAATATGGCCTAAATTCCATATCCAATTCTGTTTCAGATTCAtcagagaaaaatattttcaagaaTAATAGGGTCAGACATACCCTGTCATGGATCCACTGTGGCTGGCCAGGAGACGAAGAGTGACGAAGAGGAAACTTACTATAGAAGGCCACCATTTTTGTGGATATGTATAGAGTCCCATTTACAGGCCCAGAGGAAGTGT carries:
- the LOC111795518 gene encoding U-box domain-containing protein 9-like yields the protein MAKTGVFDSNPTVVGKATDLKRELQKLIVAIIDDDNFSIDAIDQAKEILCALKELKLRKRSRSSNLYENLICPDEFRCPLSTELMRDPVVVSTGETFDRPFIQKWLKSGNRTCPRTQQVLSHTNLTPNHLIRGMISRWCSSRGIELQDRVHYLDDDIITEADRGRFHTLIEKMSATLPEQKAAAKELRMLTKRMPSFRALFGESHDAISLLLSPLCGDKSQSSVHADLQEDLITTLLNLSIHDNNKKLVSETPKVVPLLMEALRSGTMETRSNAAAALFTLSALDSNKVLIGKAGALKPLIDLLDEGHPLSIKDAASAIFNLCIIHENKARAVKDGAVRVLLKKIMNRMHVDELLAILAMLSNHPKAIEEMGELRAVHSLLRIIRESTCSRNKENCIVIIHAICLYDRTQWKDMREEEKCYRTISELAQNGTSRAKRKASGILERLNRVVNTTHTT